A single genomic interval of Vibrio gallicus harbors:
- a CDS encoding VapE domain-containing protein: MKGVEIGVLSNLGVHVHKNQNIGSPCPMCGGTDRFSWYLKGKSEWRYRCRHCSPRGGDAFDLITKINDGDAVATSSQVVGVLGLEPIEPINYAQVVAVDEKERAKAVILAKKINRTLLSRDDHKYLESRGLNGVRVPCLSASQQSGGIDFPSGSICLPMTDGSEIVNVQLINESGQKCYLKGGKKQGCYHLLNGTNPTRIFMAEGLATALSVHRAFDGKEPVVVCFDSGNLSHVAGKIRELHARGFFSNVEISTVEELPMVFMADKDLSKAGMNGASNAVQPNDHVHLPPIDIPEGQKSVDWDDYRQKGGDIAQAVLDLENPVANEPEFTPPPPMGSFTPPPMPVTNENKPNGKGRTFIDYPDLRDDNKPLGTYDNVKALVEGLGLKPAHNTMNLELEMLKDNKPLDLSYEAKRSMLISEALKSWLPKSAIEDHMNALSENANYHPVKAWLDNGEWDGVERVEKVIDALNAKDKALASIGMNKWFVACVAALYEKNFTCKLVPILQGDQSYMKTAFISRFADVVPCSFLEGAELNPDNKDSILSCIKSWIVELGELERTSKNSQGSLKAFITKNVDSVRPPYGRSDVKKKRQTVFIASVNGSEFLRDDTGSSRYAVIELAKAIDMDSVNEILGWTYKDGRVQLVDENKLRQFWLEVKHNYDTGGSWMLSTKELSLFDKINTEHKFKSNWRFELEEKFLDVDMNTRSMEWMKASEVCAYCDFPKGKSREIGKALASMVKDGLIVSEKKSRNVTKYHLPTLNEFNQ; the protein is encoded by the coding sequence ATGAAAGGAGTTGAGATTGGAGTCCTAAGCAATCTAGGCGTTCACGTACACAAGAATCAAAACATTGGCTCACCTTGCCCTATGTGTGGCGGTACAGATAGATTTAGTTGGTATCTAAAAGGTAAGTCCGAATGGCGCTATCGCTGTAGACACTGCTCACCAAGAGGCGGTGATGCGTTCGACCTGATAACCAAAATCAACGATGGTGATGCCGTAGCAACGTCAAGCCAAGTAGTCGGAGTGTTGGGCTTAGAACCAATAGAACCTATCAACTACGCGCAGGTCGTTGCTGTAGACGAGAAAGAACGCGCCAAGGCAGTAATCCTAGCCAAGAAGATAAACAGAACCCTACTGAGTCGAGACGATCATAAGTACCTAGAGAGTCGAGGTCTTAACGGTGTTCGTGTTCCTTGCCTTAGTGCTTCACAACAGAGTGGTGGAATAGACTTCCCAAGCGGCTCTATATGCCTACCAATGACTGACGGCAGTGAGATAGTAAACGTTCAGCTAATCAATGAGAGTGGCCAGAAATGCTACCTAAAGGGTGGCAAGAAGCAGGGATGCTATCACCTACTAAACGGCACTAATCCAACTCGAATCTTTATGGCCGAAGGACTGGCAACGGCACTAAGCGTACATAGGGCTTTTGACGGTAAAGAACCTGTAGTTGTGTGCTTTGACTCAGGTAACTTGTCACACGTAGCAGGGAAGATAAGAGAGCTACATGCGAGAGGATTCTTCTCGAATGTGGAAATCTCGACTGTAGAAGAACTGCCAATGGTGTTTATGGCCGATAAGGACTTGAGCAAAGCAGGTATGAACGGAGCTAGTAACGCAGTACAACCTAATGATCACGTTCATCTACCACCAATAGACATTCCCGAAGGGCAAAAGAGCGTTGATTGGGACGACTACAGACAGAAAGGCGGTGATATCGCTCAAGCGGTACTGGACTTAGAGAACCCTGTAGCCAATGAACCTGAGTTTACGCCACCACCACCAATGGGTAGCTTCACTCCACCACCAATGCCAGTTACCAACGAGAATAAGCCCAATGGAAAGGGTCGAACTTTCATTGACTACCCAGACCTAAGAGACGACAACAAGCCACTAGGTACTTATGACAATGTTAAGGCGTTGGTTGAAGGTCTAGGACTAAAGCCTGCTCATAATACGATGAACCTTGAACTGGAAATGCTAAAGGACAACAAGCCATTGGATCTTAGCTATGAGGCTAAACGATCAATGCTAATCAGCGAGGCGCTAAAGAGTTGGCTACCTAAATCAGCTATCGAAGACCACATGAACGCACTATCAGAAAATGCCAACTATCACCCTGTGAAGGCATGGCTAGACAATGGTGAGTGGGATGGTGTTGAGCGCGTTGAAAAGGTCATAGACGCACTAAACGCTAAAGATAAGGCATTGGCTAGTATTGGCATGAACAAGTGGTTTGTAGCCTGTGTAGCCGCGCTTTATGAGAAGAACTTTACTTGTAAGCTAGTGCCTATCCTACAGGGCGACCAATCCTACATGAAGACAGCGTTTATTAGCCGATTCGCTGATGTAGTGCCATGTTCTTTCCTCGAAGGTGCTGAGTTGAACCCAGATAACAAGGACTCGATTCTAAGCTGTATCAAGTCGTGGATTGTTGAGCTTGGTGAGCTAGAGAGAACGTCCAAGAATAGCCAAGGCAGCTTAAAGGCGTTCATTACCAAGAATGTTGATAGCGTTCGTCCTCCTTATGGCAGGTCTGACGTTAAGAAGAAACGACAAACCGTGTTCATTGCCTCAGTTAATGGATCAGAGTTCTTGCGTGATGATACTGGCTCTAGTCGATACGCTGTTATTGAACTGGCCAAAGCCATTGATATGGATTCAGTGAACGAGATCCTAGGTTGGACTTACAAAGATGGGAGAGTTCAGCTAGTCGATGAGAATAAGCTTAGACAATTCTGGCTAGAGGTTAAGCACAACTACGATACTGGCGGTTCTTGGATGCTTAGTACCAAAGAGCTATCACTATTCGACAAGATAAACACGGAACATAAGTTCAAGAGTAATTGGCGATTCGAGCTTGAAGAAAAATTCCTAGATGTTGATATGAACACTCGCTCTATGGAATGGATGAAGGCTAGTGAGGTGTGCGCTTACTGTGATTTCCCTAAAGGTAAGTCTAGAGAGATTGGCAAGGCTTTAGCGTCTATGGTCAAGGATGGGCTTATTGTTAGCGAGAAGAAAAGCAGGAACGTAACCAAGTATCACTTACCGACACTGAACGAGTTTAACCAGTAA
- a CDS encoding helix-turn-helix transcriptional regulator yields the protein MSISNKEFIVQNKLLSTTEVCELIGRGRNTLWRWTKAGLFAKPVLHPEYGTVIGYQASDVQEWIQSSKQA from the coding sequence ATGAGCATTAGTAACAAAGAATTTATCGTACAAAACAAGTTGCTATCTACTACCGAAGTCTGTGAGCTAATTGGTCGTGGTCGCAATACTCTTTGGCGTTGGACTAAAGCAGGTCTGTTCGCCAAGCCAGTGCTTCACCCTGAGTACGGTACGGTTATTGGCTACCAAGCCTCTGACGTACAAGAGTGGATTCAATCAAGCAAGCAAGCCTAG
- a CDS encoding tyrosine-type recombinase/integrase: MKLTTAKLKSLHGKPVPKKVKHQDGNGLMVLQRESGVLSFIFRYRYNNRQKELVLGQYPVISLGEARDRVYNHKRTLLDGYDPMVERKLAVSRVLDAVTVKDALEYWLDNYAAKNRANHEKHRSQFAKHIYPHLGAIPVERVETRHWVRVFDDISKGTFYKPAPTASGYILQNCKQALRYCSNRQFAESNALINLTIADIGKHQGKGDRVLEWNELKDLWKWCGDIRSNYYYRNLTVLLISFGARTQELRLSNVSEWDLESMVWTVPKTNSKTGVAIKRPIPISLVSLITSLKGSTDSEYLLGELKTPESVAVYGSSLHKKLNQEKWTLHDLRRTFATMLNDMEIEPYVVEQLLGHALGGVMSVYNKSQHLEKKRVALDIWTNRLLTDEDEQINNVVNLR, from the coding sequence ATGAAATTAACAACGGCAAAGCTGAAATCCCTACACGGCAAGCCAGTACCCAAGAAGGTTAAGCACCAAGACGGCAACGGACTCATGGTTCTACAGCGCGAGAGTGGCGTTCTATCGTTCATCTTTCGGTATCGCTACAACAACAGGCAGAAAGAGTTAGTGCTAGGCCAATACCCAGTTATCTCTCTTGGAGAAGCAAGGGATAGAGTCTATAACCACAAACGCACTCTACTAGACGGATATGATCCTATGGTTGAAAGGAAGTTGGCAGTTAGCCGAGTACTGGACGCTGTAACGGTCAAAGACGCACTTGAGTACTGGCTAGATAACTACGCGGCAAAGAATCGAGCCAACCATGAGAAGCACCGCTCTCAGTTCGCCAAGCATATCTATCCGCATCTTGGCGCTATACCAGTCGAGAGAGTTGAAACTAGGCATTGGGTTCGTGTATTCGATGACATTTCAAAAGGCACTTTCTATAAACCCGCTCCAACAGCGTCAGGATATATCCTCCAAAACTGTAAACAGGCACTCCGTTATTGTTCAAACAGACAGTTCGCAGAGTCAAACGCGCTAATTAACCTAACCATTGCTGATATAGGCAAGCACCAAGGGAAAGGCGACAGGGTTCTTGAGTGGAATGAACTAAAAGACCTTTGGAAGTGGTGCGGGGATATACGCTCAAACTACTACTACAGAAACCTAACAGTACTTCTAATCAGCTTTGGAGCTAGAACCCAAGAACTAAGACTTAGCAACGTGAGTGAATGGGACTTGGAAAGCATGGTTTGGACTGTGCCAAAGACAAACAGCAAGACTGGCGTTGCTATCAAACGACCAATACCAATCAGCCTTGTAAGTCTGATCACCTCATTGAAGGGAAGCACCGATAGCGAATACCTGCTAGGCGAACTAAAGACACCAGAATCAGTAGCAGTGTACGGCTCTAGTCTTCACAAGAAGCTGAATCAAGAGAAGTGGACTCTACATGACCTACGCAGAACGTTCGCAACCATGCTCAATGATATGGAAATAGAACCTTACGTTGTCGAACAGCTACTAGGTCACGCGCTTGGTGGTGTTATGAGCGTCTATAACAAGTCTCAGCACCTAGAGAAGAAACGCGTAGCGCTAGATATATGGACGAACAGACTACTTACTGACGAAGACGAACAAATTAACAATGTGGTGAACCTAAGATGA
- a CDS encoding GlsB/YeaQ/YmgE family stress response membrane protein: MNIIIFLAIGAVAGWLAGNLMKGGSFGLVMNMVVGIIGAVIGGFVFSSLGLAATGLVGSIITSTVGACILLFLARLLAK; this comes from the coding sequence ATGAACATTATTATATTTTTAGCGATCGGCGCAGTTGCGGGTTGGTTAGCAGGCAACTTGATGAAAGGCGGCAGCTTTGGCCTAGTGATGAACATGGTGGTCGGCATTATTGGTGCTGTAATCGGTGGTTTTGTATTTAGCTCTTTAGGGCTTGCAGCTACTGGCTTAGTAGGTTCTATTATTACCTCTACCGTTGGGGCATGTATCTTGCTCTTCCTAGCTCGGTTGCTTGCTAAGTAG
- a CDS encoding SO_0444 family Cu/Zn efflux transporter — protein MNLVQHFIELFIESGFWMLLGLVVAGLLKEWVPTELLSKHLGGKGAKTTIKAAFIGAPLPLCSCGVIPAALGLRRSGASKSATTSFLVATPETGLDSVSVSYALLGPFMAVMRPIAAICSAIVAGLLVGKDANRAEPKLDIAGLRPLTTPQPSSVVLTTIKPQPVESNTSSCCSTQKATCCSSKLAPTKKGAVQKLKAGIGFAATDLVKDISTWLIIGLFFAALVQTYVEADFLAQWGGSIWSMLLMVVVSVPMYICATASTPIAAGLLMSGISPGAVLVFMLAGPATNVATLGVVWKELGKRSLIAYLTGVIGTALVFGFMTDYLVSVHGFVVQPLSAAEHEVVPHWLSISSAIVLAALMVNYYVRVAISKWSASPKCGSCS, from the coding sequence ATGAATTTAGTCCAGCATTTTATCGAGCTATTTATTGAATCAGGATTCTGGATGCTACTTGGTCTAGTAGTTGCTGGTTTATTGAAAGAATGGGTTCCGACTGAGTTGCTAAGTAAGCATCTTGGTGGAAAAGGAGCTAAGACAACCATTAAAGCTGCCTTTATTGGGGCGCCTTTACCGCTGTGTTCTTGTGGTGTAATTCCTGCGGCGCTCGGGCTTCGTCGCAGTGGCGCATCAAAGAGTGCAACTACATCATTCTTGGTCGCCACGCCAGAGACTGGATTGGATTCAGTCTCAGTATCTTATGCATTATTAGGGCCGTTTATGGCTGTTATGCGCCCGATAGCCGCTATCTGCAGTGCTATTGTTGCGGGGTTATTGGTTGGTAAGGATGCAAATAGAGCCGAGCCTAAATTAGATATAGCGGGGCTAAGGCCGCTGACTACCCCCCAACCGTCTAGCGTGGTACTAACAACTATAAAGCCGCAACCGGTTGAGTCCAATACAAGTTCATGTTGCTCTACTCAGAAAGCGACATGCTGCTCTTCAAAGTTAGCACCTACCAAGAAGGGAGCAGTACAAAAACTCAAGGCAGGTATTGGTTTTGCAGCGACTGATTTAGTTAAAGATATTAGCACTTGGTTAATAATAGGCCTGTTCTTTGCCGCTCTCGTGCAAACCTATGTGGAAGCTGATTTTCTTGCTCAATGGGGCGGTAGCATCTGGAGTATGCTACTGATGGTAGTAGTTAGTGTGCCTATGTATATCTGCGCCACAGCTTCTACACCAATCGCCGCAGGGCTATTGATGTCAGGTATCAGCCCTGGTGCGGTGTTGGTGTTTATGCTTGCAGGCCCGGCAACTAATGTTGCGACGCTAGGGGTTGTTTGGAAAGAGCTTGGGAAGCGTTCTTTGATTGCTTATCTTACTGGGGTGATAGGCACTGCATTGGTATTTGGATTTATGACGGACTACTTAGTTTCAGTACATGGTTTCGTCGTACAACCACTTAGCGCCGCCGAGCATGAGGTTGTGCCACATTGGTTGAGTATATCATCAGCGATCGTGTTGGCCGCTTTGATGGTTAATTACTATGTGCGGGTTGCTATTAGCAAGTGGAGTGCCAGCCCTAAATGCGGAAGTTGTAGTTAA
- the zntR gene encoding Zn(2+)-responsive transcriptional regulator: MYKIGELAKRFAIKADTLRFYEKHGLLAPSSRSEGGYRIYTEQDAERLRFILRAKKVGFSLTEIGDLLSIRIDRDRYSCHEARDIVDAKLAQVKEKIRELQVFQQSLTTLSASCCGGNEPATHCSILEALDSADGDSKEVQS, from the coding sequence ATGTATAAGATTGGAGAGCTAGCCAAAAGGTTTGCTATAAAAGCCGATACTTTACGTTTTTACGAAAAGCACGGATTGTTAGCGCCAAGTAGTCGCAGTGAGGGTGGCTACCGTATTTATACAGAGCAGGATGCTGAGCGTTTGAGGTTTATCTTGCGAGCTAAAAAGGTGGGTTTCTCTCTCACTGAAATAGGGGATTTACTGTCTATTCGTATCGACAGAGATCGTTATTCTTGCCATGAAGCGCGAGATATTGTTGATGCAAAATTAGCTCAGGTAAAAGAGAAGATAAGAGAGCTTCAGGTGTTTCAACAATCGCTGACAACTTTGAGTGCGTCATGCTGTGGAGGTAACGAACCTGCAACCCATTGTTCGATTCTAGAAGCACTTGATAGTGCCGATGGTGACAGCAAGGAAGTCCAATCATGA
- the purH gene encoding bifunctional phosphoribosylaminoimidazolecarboxamide formyltransferase/IMP cyclohydrolase: MSNARPIRRALISVSDKTGIVEFAKSLTERNVEILSTGGTARLLAEQGLSVTEVSDYTGFPEMMDGRVKTLHPKVHGGVLGRRGQDDDVMEKHGINPIDMVVVNLYPFAETVAKEGCTLADAVENIDIGGPTMVRSAAKNHKDVTIVVNAHDYERVIAEMDANDASLTLETRFDLAIAAFEHTASYDGMIANYFGTMVPSYGENKEGDQESKFPRTFNQQFEKKQDMRYGENSHQAAAFYVEANPEEASVSTARQIQGKALSYNNIADTDAALECVKEFNEPACVIVKHANPCGVALGENILEAYDRAFKTDPTSAFGGIIAFNRELDAATATAITERQFVEVIIAPSVSAEAVAIVAAKKNLRLLECGEWTSKTTGFDVKRVNGGLLVQDRDQGMVSQDDLKVVSKRQPTEEELKDALFCWKVAKYVKSNAIVYSKGDMTIGVGAGQMSRVYSAKIAGIKAADEGLQVEGCVMASDAFFPFRDGIDAAADAGIKCVIQPGGSMRDQEVIDAADEHGMAMIFTGMRHFRH; this comes from the coding sequence ATGAGTAACGCTCGCCCAATTCGCCGCGCACTTATCAGCGTATCTGATAAAACCGGCATCGTAGAATTTGCTAAATCACTAACTGAACGTAACGTTGAGATCCTTTCAACAGGTGGTACCGCACGCCTACTTGCAGAACAAGGCCTGTCAGTTACCGAGGTATCTGATTACACTGGCTTCCCAGAGATGATGGATGGGCGCGTAAAGACCCTGCACCCTAAAGTACACGGTGGTGTATTAGGCCGTCGCGGACAAGACGATGACGTAATGGAAAAGCACGGCATCAACCCTATCGATATGGTTGTTGTTAACCTATACCCATTCGCTGAAACCGTAGCAAAAGAAGGTTGTACCCTTGCTGATGCTGTTGAGAACATCGATATCGGTGGGCCAACAATGGTTCGTTCTGCAGCGAAAAACCACAAAGACGTGACTATCGTTGTAAACGCTCACGATTACGAGCGCGTAATTGCTGAAATGGATGCAAACGACGCTTCTCTAACTCTTGAGACTCGTTTTGACCTTGCGATTGCAGCGTTTGAACACACGGCTTCTTACGATGGCATGATTGCTAACTACTTTGGTACTATGGTTCCTTCTTACGGTGAGAACAAAGAAGGCGACCAAGAGTCTAAATTCCCTCGCACGTTCAACCAACAGTTCGAGAAGAAACAAGACATGCGCTACGGTGAAAACAGCCACCAAGCAGCGGCATTCTATGTTGAAGCAAACCCAGAAGAAGCGTCTGTATCAACAGCTCGCCAAATCCAAGGTAAAGCACTGTCTTACAACAACATCGCTGACACTGACGCCGCTCTTGAGTGTGTGAAAGAATTTAACGAGCCAGCATGCGTTATCGTTAAGCACGCTAACCCATGTGGTGTAGCACTAGGCGAAAATATCCTAGAAGCTTACGACCGCGCGTTCAAAACCGATCCAACATCTGCATTTGGTGGCATCATCGCGTTTAACCGCGAACTAGACGCTGCAACTGCAACCGCTATCACTGAGCGCCAATTCGTTGAGGTTATCATCGCACCGTCAGTTTCTGCTGAAGCAGTAGCAATCGTTGCGGCTAAGAAGAACCTTCGCCTTCTAGAGTGTGGCGAGTGGACAAGCAAGACGACTGGCTTTGACGTTAAGCGTGTAAACGGTGGCCTGCTAGTTCAAGACCGCGACCAAGGCATGGTTTCTCAAGATGACCTGAAAGTAGTGTCTAAGCGCCAACCAACAGAAGAAGAGCTAAAAGATGCGCTATTCTGCTGGAAAGTAGCAAAATACGTGAAGTCGAATGCGATTGTTTATTCGAAAGGTGACATGACTATCGGTGTAGGCGCAGGCCAAATGAGCCGTGTTTACTCTGCGAAAATCGCTGGCATTAAAGCGGCTGACGAAGGTCTACAAGTTGAAGGTTGCGTAATGGCATCGGATGCTTTCTTCCCATTCCGCGATGGTATCGACGCTGCTGCTGACGCTGGCATCAAGTGTGTGATTCAGCCAGGCGGTTCAATGCGCGATCAAGAAGTTATTGATGCTGCTGACGAACATGGCATGGCGATGATCTTTACTGGTATGCGTCACTTCCGCCACTAA
- the purD gene encoding phosphoribosylamine--glycine ligase — protein MRVLIIGAGGREHALGWKAAQNPNVATVFIAPGNAGTALEPKLENVAIGVEDIAGLVAFAKENSIELTIVGPEAPLVIGVVDAFREAGLPIFGPTQAAAQLEGSKAFTKDFLARHDIPTGYYANFTEIEPAIAYVREQGAPIVVKADGLAAGKGVIVAMTLEEAEDAIKDMLAGNAFGEAGSRVVIEEFLEGEEASFIVMVDGASVLPMATSQDHKRVGDKDTGPNTGGMGAYSPAPVVTPEIHNRILEEVIYPTVRGMDAEGAPYTGFLYAGLMIDADGTPKVIEYNCRFGDPETQPIMMRMESDLVELCLMAIDEKLDQAESKWDPRASIGVVLAAGGYPADYAKGDVISLPSADTEDQKIFHAGTANNEAGDVVTNGGRVLCATALGNTVSEAQQQAYALAKQVSWDGMFHRNDIGYRAIAREQQK, from the coding sequence ATGCGAGTTTTAATTATCGGTGCGGGCGGTCGTGAGCACGCTCTAGGCTGGAAAGCAGCACAAAACCCAAACGTTGCGACTGTATTCATCGCTCCTGGTAACGCTGGTACAGCACTTGAGCCTAAGCTAGAAAACGTCGCCATCGGCGTTGAAGACATCGCAGGTCTTGTTGCTTTTGCTAAAGAAAACAGCATCGAGCTAACCATTGTTGGCCCTGAAGCACCGCTTGTTATCGGTGTTGTTGATGCCTTCCGTGAAGCGGGACTGCCTATCTTTGGCCCAACTCAAGCTGCAGCTCAACTTGAAGGCTCTAAAGCATTTACTAAAGACTTCTTAGCTCGCCACGACATCCCAACAGGGTATTACGCAAACTTCACTGAAATTGAGCCAGCAATCGCTTACGTTCGTGAACAAGGCGCACCTATCGTGGTTAAGGCAGACGGCCTTGCGGCAGGTAAAGGCGTTATTGTTGCGATGACTCTAGAAGAAGCAGAAGACGCAATCAAAGACATGCTGGCTGGCAACGCATTTGGTGAAGCCGGTAGCCGCGTCGTTATCGAAGAATTCCTAGAAGGCGAAGAAGCAAGCTTCATCGTTATGGTTGATGGCGCTAGCGTATTGCCTATGGCAACCAGCCAAGACCATAAGCGTGTTGGCGATAAAGATACTGGTCCTAACACTGGTGGTATGGGTGCTTATTCTCCTGCGCCAGTAGTAACGCCAGAGATCCACAACCGTATCCTAGAAGAAGTTATCTACCCTACTGTACGCGGTATGGACGCTGAAGGCGCACCATACACAGGCTTCCTATACGCTGGTCTAATGATCGATGCTGACGGTACACCTAAGGTTATTGAGTACAACTGCCGCTTCGGTGACCCAGAAACTCAGCCTATCATGATGCGCATGGAGTCTGACCTTGTTGAGCTTTGCCTAATGGCAATCGATGAGAAGCTAGACCAAGCAGAATCTAAGTGGGATCCACGCGCTTCAATTGGTGTTGTATTAGCAGCCGGTGGTTACCCTGCTGACTACGCTAAAGGCGATGTGATTTCTCTGCCATCAGCTGATACTGAAGACCAGAAGATCTTCCACGCAGGTACCGCTAACAATGAAGCAGGCGACGTTGTTACAAACGGCGGCCGTGTTCTTTGTGCTACGGCACTGGGTAACACAGTTTCAGAAGCGCAGCAGCAAGCTTATGCACTAGCAAAACAGGTAAGCTGGGACGGCATGTTCCACCGCAATGATATTGGCTATCGTGCGATTGCTCGCGAGCAGCAAAAGTAA